The following are encoded together in the Juglans microcarpa x Juglans regia isolate MS1-56 chromosome 2D, Jm3101_v1.0, whole genome shotgun sequence genome:
- the LOC121250516 gene encoding amino-acid permease BAT1 homolog, translating into MSQIPDMDSGEKRLNELGYKQELRREMTLFKTLAISFSTMTLFTGITPLFGSSLQYAGPASLVWGWVVVSFFTWFVGFAMAEICSSFPTTGSLYFWAAHLAGPKWGPFASWCCAWLETIGLIAGIGTQAYAGSQTLQSIILLCTGTNKDGGYLAPKWLFLCMYIGLTLIWAFLNTFALEVIAFIDIISIWWQVIGGSIIVIMLPLVALTTQSASYVFTHFETAPELTGISSKPYAVVLSFLVSQYSLYGYDAAAHLTEETKGADKNGPIAILTSIGIISVFGWAYILALMFSIQDFSYLYDPSNETAGTFVPAQILYDAFYGRYHSGTGAIILLFIIWGSFFFGGLSITTSAARVVYALSRDKGIPFSSVWRKVHPKHKVPSNAVWLCAAICILLGLPILKVNVVFTAITSICTIGWVGGYAVPIFARMVMAEKNFKPGPFYLGKASRPICLVAFLWICYTCSVFLLPTYYPITWNTFNYAPVALGVGLGLIMIWWMLDARNWFKGPVRNIDGQNGKV; encoded by the exons ATGTCGCAAATCCCAGACATGGATTCCGGGGAGAAGCGGCTCAACGAGCTGGGTTACAAGCAAGAACTCAGAAGAGAAATG ACTTTGTTCAAAACACTTGCAATATCGTTTTCGACGATGACCCTTTTTACAGGGATTACTCCACTGTTTGGTTCAAGCCTTCAATATGCAGGTCCAGCAAGTCTTGTGTGGGGTTGGGTGGTAGTATCGTTCTTCACCTGGTTTGTGGGATTTGCGATGGCTGAGATCTGTTCCTCTTTCCCG ACTACTGGTTCTCTATACTTCTGGGCTGCTCATTTAGCTGGCCCAAAATGGGGTCCATTTGCATCGTGGTGTTGTGCTTGGCTCGAGACAATAGGGCTCATTGCAGGCATAGGCACACAG GCTTATGCAGGATCACAAACACTGCAGAGTATCATTTTATTATGCACTGGAACAAATAAGGATGGGGGATATCTTGCTCCAAAATGGTTGTTCTTATGCATGTACATAGGCCTGACTCTCATTTGGGCATTTCTCAACACTTTCGCATTAGAAGTGATTGCCTTCATCGACATAATCTCAATATGGTGGCAG GTTATTGGAGGATCAATTATTGTCATAATGCTTCCCTTGGTAGCACTGACTACACAATCTGCCTCATATGTGTTCACACATTTTGAAACAGCACCTGAATTGACTGGAATATCAAGCAAACCTTATGCAGTTGTTCTATCTTTTCTCGTCAGTCAGTACTCACTCTATGGATATGATGCTGCAGCTCATCTAACTGAAGAAACCAAAGGTGCAGACAAGAATGGTCCTATTGCAATTCTGACTAGCATTGGGATCATTTCTGTATTTGGATGGGCATACATTTTGGCACTTATGTTCAGCATTCAG GATTTTAGCTACTTGTATGATCCAAGCAACGAGACTGCTGGAACATTCGTGCCGGCTCAAATACTCTATGATGCATTCTATGGGAGATATCATAGTGGTACTGGAGCcatcattttactatttatcatATGGGGTTCATTCTTCTTCGGTGGGCTTTCCATCACTACCAGTGCTGCCAGAGTT GTATATGCTCTATCAAGAGATAAAGGAATTCCCTTCTCATCCGTATGGAGAAAAGTGCACCCTAAGCATAAAGTTCCTTCAAATGCTGTGTGGCTCTGTGCAGCCATCTGCATTCTTCTTGGACTCCCAATCTTAAAAGTCAATGTCGTCTTCACTGCCATTACATCTATATGTACGATTGGCTGGGTTGGGGGTTATGCAGTTCCAATCTTCGCAAGAATGGTGATGGCAGAAAAGAATTTCAAACCCGGGCCATTTTACCTGGGCAAAGCTAGTAGGCCAATTTGCTTGGTTGCCTTTTTGTGGATCTGTTATACCTGTTCAGTCTTTCTCTTGCCAACTTACTACCCAATTACTTGGAATACTTTCAACTATGCACCAGTGGCATTGGGTGTAGGTTTGGGTCTAATAATGATTTGGTGGATGTTGGATGCAAGAAACTGGTTTAAGGGACCTGTTAGGAATATTGATGGCCAGAATGGGAAGGTTTGA